In the genome of Caenorhabditis elegans chromosome IV, the window ACATTTGCCGGGCTCGTGAACAAGTTCCTTCCAATTCCGAAGAACTCAAAACACGAAGATTCAACTCTCCAATACGCTGCATTTGCTCATGCTCTGAACCACGTCATCTTCGCTTTATCCACTGTTCTCTACTTTATCGTTATATTGttctcttttgttttttaaattttagttttctttttgcaatattttttgtaaaaattagttGTTCTTGCTCAGTTTCTCTTGACACTAATAATTTCGCCATATCGAAAATCATGTATAATAAagacatttttaatgaaacattGATTCTAGCAATACTTCAATTCAGACCAAATTCTaacttttgttttctaaattttggtGGGAAGTACTTAAGTTTCGTTTCGACGACCTTTCGATCATGAAACTTCTGCCCGGCAAGGTGATTCTGGAGTGAGCGGAACAGATGGTAGTCAGTAGGAGCCAAGCCCGGCGAATACGATGGGTAAgacaaaatttggattccgaCTGTCTGGAGCTTCTGGCGGGTCTTAGAAGTTGTATGCGGTCTTGCGTTGTCATGGAGCAGCAACAACTTTGATCCTCTAGGGCGATGTAATCGATGAGCATGGACCACCTCTTCCAATTAAATGCAGTATAGGCCAGCGTTGATTGTAGCAAAGTCTGGAAGAAGCTCTCTGGAAATGACACCCTTACTGTCCCGCCCAATTGAGAGAAGCACTTTTTTCCGTGAAGTTCTCATTTGAGGTCAGGTGTCGCGGTTTCCTCGACCGGGACCCACTCTTTTTTCCTGGTATGGCTAACATACAATACCCATTTATCATTTCCAGTAATGATATCCTTAACCCAGTCCGTTGTTCGTTTCCTAGTGAGCAGCGAAAGAGAGAGGTCAcaaagcaatttttctgagaatcggACAATTTGTGAGGAACGAGTTGACCGAACTTTTCTATCTTTCCGGTTTTTTGGAGATGGTTGATGATGGTTTTTTGGGGATGCTTGAAAGTCGCAGAAAGTTCGCGTGACGTTGCTCTTGAATCATCTTCCAGGGCTCTCGAAATATCCTCATCGATATCCGAACGAGAGCTATCTTATCTTGGTTTATCATCGAGATCGTAGTtctttttcgtgaacttttcgaaCCAAAACTTCATGGTATTGTAGGTGACAGAGTTCTTGCCTAACACTGCACACATGTTACGACGAGCTTCGTTGCAATTGCAGCTTTGGGGGAACTCGTACAGAAAAACCCCTCGGAGGGCGTGACGTTCGGCGAGCAAattctcggtcattttgaacagcacccaaaagttttttcaaatgtattaaaCATGCTCATTACGTACTATACAAATAACAAAAAcggaatcagaaaaaaatgaattaacgctgagaaatgaagaaaagcacaaattttgcaaagactttttgctcaacctaatataaagcgcgtgtccttccgtccgtttgtagtttgtagtttgatctttgatcTTTCAACTCTCTATTCTGTAGTTGGAAGttgtattgggttgggagttggtgatgGATAATGCCAAgctactgtagtagtactgtaggagtactgtaggtatacggtagggttactgtagtttaggaaaaattgagtttttgtctacagaagaggtattgggttgggagttggtgggAGATAATGCCAAgctactgtagtggtactgtaggagtactgtaggtatacggtagggttaccgtagtttaggaaaaattgagtttttgtctacagaagaggtattgggttgggagttggtgggAGATAATGCCAAgctactgtagtggtactgtaggagtactgtaggtatacggtagggttaccgtagtttaggaaaaattgagtttttgtctacagaagaggtattgggttgggagttggtggggTTAATATTGCGAGTGTAGGCGTTTTCTACttataaacattttcacagtaaatgttcaaatgtttccaaaaatcatcaagaacgtttttgaaattttggagaaattttgaagtttgtggaattttttgaaagcttgataatttatttcgaatttttttctctctcccGGTACATTGTCACCAAAAGATgcaaaattcctaattttataaaaaattcaggcAAAAATCGTGCTCAATAAGACAAGGCCCTACTACAGTCGACGGTTCCAGCCAAATAAGCCGGCAAAGCAGCTCCAACACCACTCCCACCATGGCAAACGTCACCGACGGCATAGGGGACAGTTAGCTGGCACGGAATACCTATCAAAAAGTGAGTAACGTTAGAAAATTACGTAAAAAAGAGCTCGAactcaatatttaaaaaataaattcgtcATTTCAGACCGAAATCAGTGAATCGTAAGCCGATCCAAGACAACTTCAGTCCAAGGAGCAACAGATGCTTAAAAAACGACAACGTCACTCCACAAATTGGATTAATAAATTCCATATCGAGTAATACACGTCAAAATCCTTAATAAATGATTGATAAGTCGAATAAACTGTAATTTAATCTGAACATGGGAGAAACAGTGAAGAATATGTAATTATCGCTCCGCAGAGCCCACGGAAGACTAAAATATAGCACGTGGAAAGTTCAAAAGACGCAAAAAGTTGCGAATCTATATTCAGATCAATAATTCCCCATTTAGAGTCAGCTTTTAACATCAGTCCAGGCACAAAACGATTCACCGGTCGAAATCGAACAAATATCCATAGAAATTGACGTCAGAAATAATCGATAATTCTCCAAATTTGGCGATAGATAGCGGAAAACCTGTAAAATCTCTGCGAAAGGGCAAGAATTATGGGAAATTAGGCAATCCATTCGATAAAATCGTTATAACGGCCGCCATAGACGCCAGTGGAACAGAATTACACCGCCATCGGTcacaattttcgagaaattagAGATTTTAGAGATATTTCGttgatgaattttcagttcagaGAAGAATCCTTCGACAAGGTGAACGTAGAAAGATGAGTGAAGTTGAAACGTCCACAGAAGACGAGAAAACCTGAAGAAAATACTTAATTAATGGGAAGATTCgcaaaaaactcactgagaAACAATTCCATGAGCCAagatgcaattttttcaacccAAAATACATTATTTGGCGTGATAATCGatataaaatctgaaattatacgAAAAAACCCCCGGAACAACTTTATATTGTCGATTTCCTTCGTGAATGAcgcaaaataatttgaattccgcGAGGCGAGAGTACGGTAGAATCTGGTGTGTGCACTTGCACACAACCTTACGCGCAAATGCGGAAGGCGGGAAAGAAACTTCTGGATGCGAATCCTAAAataatttcgcaatttttccgTCATTTTCCGTACTTTTTTTGATGGAATTATCATGTTGGAATTGCTTACTGCTGACCAGAAACCTCAGAAGTTTGAGAATTCTGACggctttgaattttttgaaaaatcggctggaaaaaaatattccgaCAGGTTTTTGATCAGTTTTTTGATGTAAAAACGTTAGAAATGattagttttattgaaaaagtaggtAAAATCTGAAGAAAAGCGTAATAAAACCATGCtacgattttttcaaacatctcTCCACAATCATgcggaaattattgatttttgatatttttcctggcgttttctttggtttttcatgtctctcaatttttttcctggcGTATTCGatagtttttctaattttatcgATTGTTCTCACcttaattttgtcaattttcaggttcgTCAAGTATTGCATGCCAGAAAGTCGTCGTCGCTAGACAAGGAAAAATGGCAGACGGAGAGCATACGCTTCCAGCCGACGAGGAGCTCTTCGAGCAACCACCACCACAGCAACAACAACCCGAAATCGCCGAGCCAATTGTTATGGCTCAAGGTAGGATTTTGCTGTGTAATGGCGCGAAAtctaagtttaaaaattttcagagcccaTTCAAGGAGTCTCAGAGGATCCACAAGCTTCTGAAGCGACACACGAGGCTCCAGACAATTACCCAGTTGACCATCAAATGGAGAATCAGGAATTCTACCACGAACCGCAAATCCCCGAGCCGCAGCAGATTCCTCAGATTCCAGTCTTTCAACCGGCGGCCTACAATCCGCCAAACTACGTTGCTCCACAGCAGAGAGCGAATAATTTTGGTGAACCAGCAGCAGCAGATGCTCGTCCATTGACAGAACAAGAACAATTGGCAGCCGAACGACCGACTGAAGACACAGTTTGGATCGATTCTGATGATGATACTGATGTGGAAGAGGCGATTCTGAGGGCAAACTTCTGGTTGCCGTATAGTgtaaggaaaaagaaaaatctcgattttagaggctattttccatttttaaatcaatatttgcaatgcaaaacttaattttctgTATATTTCAGGACCACAACTACGATCCGCCGGATCCCGCGGACCGAATCATTCTCCCGACAGAAGGCCCGTTCCCGTGTATCGCCGGCCTGGACGAAGACTGCAACATTGTCAAGCAATGGATGCCCGAAGACGCCGTCGGCCCGGGATCCCCGGGAACACAGTACCGACGAAACCAGCAGGCGGGCGGTGGTCTTCCATCAACGTCAGTGGCTTCCCAGCAGCAACAGCTTCCTGTGCGCCATAATATTCAAAATCGGCCGATGGTTGCTGCGCAGCCTTTCTCGATCGGTGGAAATCAAGTGGAGTATGGTGGAATGGATTCGAGAATGCAGCAGAGAGGGTATGGAAGGCTTAGAAGTCTGAAAAAGCCCGAAAAGGCCTGAATAAAGACTACaccctgtggggaaattgctttaaaacatgcctatgtggtcacaatgaccgaatatcttgataaaaaaattcaaaaaaattttctagattttaaatgattttttgaaaattgaaaaaatctaagttttcccctaattcctatttgaaattccgccaattggatttgttcggtggagcgcgcttgcacgtttttatttttattcattttattttttgttattttccaccgatttttaaagttttcgttgtatttttgcttgaattttagagaaaaagtcaaaataaatgcaaattttcgattaaaaaacacgattacaggcgtaaaaatgaaaaagtaacgcctttaaacgatttcaaacctgaattaactaatttcactgatttacgcCTGAAATTAGAGTGACATTAGTTAATTCAGGTTTGAAATCGTTGAAAAgcgttactttttcatttttacgcctgtaagcgtgcttttttaatcgaaaatttgcatttattgtgactttttctctaaaattcgagcaaaaatacaccgaaaacattaaaaatcggtggaaaataacaaaaattttaaaataaataaatttaaaaacgtgcaagcgcgctccatcgaacaaatccaattggcggaaattcaaataggaattaggggaaaactgagattttttcaattttcaaaaaaaatcatttaaaatctagaaaatttttttgaattttttatcatgatattcggtcattgtggtaccataggcgtgttttaaagcaatttccacactggcgctactccacattaaaaagcctaaaaaagcctttaaaaacactaaaaaaaacactagaaaacattaaaaatctgaattttcagcgtCGTCCGAGATGGTCCGCAATATCGCGTCATGAACGATTTTGGAAATGGTCTACCAATGCGCGGGCTACTTCCACCACGAAACTCGCCGGCCGCCAACGCGATCAACAGAGCTCGAGAGCAGCAACAACAAATGTATCATCAAGCTGGAGCACGTGGAAGCTTACAGCAACGTGCTGCCCCGGCTCCGGCGGATCCAACACCCGGCTCTTATCAGCATATCGTGAATGCGGTGCCAGGTGGAGGAGCTAATCCGATGCGTCGTGTTCCACCACAAGCTAGACCTGGAATGATTGGAGGAGCGGCGAACAATAATCGTGCTCGTCCGACCCATGTGACTCGTCCGATGGATACCCAAGAGTTTGAGCATCCTGTTGCTCCAGCAGCTGCTCCACCGCACAGAGTTGTCGACGTGGCTCCTCACAGAATGACTCCGGAGCAACGACAGGAGCTTCAGCAGATGAACCGTCAACGGGCGGCTCCACAATTTCCGGCTGCTGCAGCTCAAAGATCCGCGGAAGTGATTGTGATTCAGCAGAGACCAGGAGCTTCTAGCAGAGCGCCAAGACCATCTATGGCTCAGGAGGACTTGCTCCGCTCACCGACTCGCCGACTTTCGGAACGAGTTCCACAAGAACATCAGACGCCAGTGCTGGAGCCGAGAAGATTCCAGGTTAAGGTGACGGATACCTACTCGACGCCGATTCCGAAGGCTAGTGATCAGCTACCAGCACAGTTGACTGAAGAGGATCCGCCAGAGGAGtcggctgctgctgctgctccagAAGATGTGCCGGATGCTGCTCCAGAAGATCCTCCAAAAGTAATCCTGAAGCCGACGCCGCCGCATCGAATGACTCAGGAGGAGAAGAATGCTCATTTTGCCAGGCTCACTACGGATAAGGTGATTTTTGATAGAATAATCGTAAAATAGCGAATTTCGcggtgaaaattcgagaaaaatggcctaattttagctaaaaatctcCAATGTTGGACTAAAAACTGGCcaaaaatggagattttagctagattaggccatttttctcgaattttcatcaggattttttttcatttaaacgTATTTTAAGGTCTACacgctcaaaaaaaaaaattgcctgatttaactaaaaatgtcaattttgtcaattttggcCAGTTTTGCGGCccgaaattgactttttttgaattataatcctttatttcatattttaaaggCTCAAATATGGGATAAAGGATgataaatcaaaaacaaagtcaattttggaccgaaaatggagattttagcaaaaagaAGCTAGATTAGGGCGGAATTTCGTTCATTTAAGCTTATTTTAAGGTCTATACGCTCAAAACTGAagaaatatattaaaaatttcaattttcaggaccCATATCGtggtgaaaattcgaaaaaaaaatggcctaattttagctaaaaatctcaattttggaCTGCAAAACAGGccgaaattggagattttagcgaaaatatgccatttttctcgaattttcaaaaggaaCTTTGTTCATTTAAGCCTATTTTAAGGTCTATACGCTCAAAAgtattaaatatttcaattttcagggcCCATGTCGTGGTGAAGATTCGAGAAAAATGGCCTgatttaactaaaaattgtaattttggcCAGTTTTGCGGCCCGAAATTGGCTTTCATTcattatttcatattttaaaggCCAACATATGGGATAATTCAGcgcaaaatttgccgaaaatggaGATTTTACCTAGATTAGtccatttttctcgaattttattacaaaatacTTTTATTTAAGCTTATTTTAGGGttcaaaaacgttcaaaaactaaagaaaaacaaattaaatctttaaattttcaggaaaagccGACTTCAAGTACCTCCATTCTTCCACAAGATGCTGCTCCGCCACAcgttccaccaccaccaccaccacttgTCCTCCGTCCCCATCATCAAGACGAGACCCTGGCAATGGTTCAATCCGTGTTCGAATCGAAACCACGCCAGCCGGACACTCCAAAGGACAAGGAGACGATCTCGAAGATTGCCGATTTGTTGAGATTCAGTGCTGACGAGTTTACCGGACAATCTGGGAGCTCTGCTGCTGCTCGGCAGAGAACTGTCAGTGGAAGTGCCGCACGAGCTCAGACTTATCAGATGCAtcatcagcagcagcagcatcaTCATCAAATGCCGATGGATCAGAGAAAACGACCAAGTTCTGGAAGATATGATGCTCTGATGGGAGCGATGCCACTTCAGCAACagcctccaccaccaccatcacaATTTCAGCACACTGATTCGATTGCTCATCGTCCACGTGGAAGGCCGAAGGGAACGAGGCATCCTTCAGTTGCAGTGCAGCCTCAAAGATCTGGAGGAGCTCGAACCCTACCGCCACGAGCACAGACTGTCGCAATGTCGGCTCGAAATGGAGCAAACGCGAAGAATTCGGATTCCGAATCCGAGGGAATCGATGAAGCCGCCGAGGAGAGCTGGACGATGCGATGCCACTGTGGTATGGATCATGGTGATGGGGATACGATCGAGTGTGAGGGATGCAAGACGTGGCAGCATATGGCTTGTATGGGTCTGACGCTGAAGAGCAACACGTCAAAGTACAAATGCGAGATGTGCTTGCCGAGGCGGCTTCCCGTGTCGAAGGCGGAAGCGGCTCGAGAGCAGGAGCGGATTTTGAATCGGCTTCGAGCGGCGGCCAGGAAGCAAAAGAGGAAGAGTGAGCCGGTGGAGCAGAAGCAGAAGTCATCACAGCCATCAACATCGCGAAAATCGGCGCCAATGGCTCTCCAACAACCGGCGGAACCCCGTGTCGCTCAGCTCAATGACTACTCGAAGCAGGCGTCGGCTCTGCTGTTTGGAATGGAGCAGACCGCAGGTGCGGACACGCTGCTCGCCGAGTCGCGTCTCCACAAAAAGGCTCGTCGAATGTTTGTGGAGGAAGCCGTTGAGGCTCTGGTCACGACGGATCTTGTGCAGATTCGGCAGGTGATTCTCGAAGTGAATGGACACGTCTCGATGTCGAGTGAGGTGAAACGGCAGCCTGGCGGaggaaattgcatttttatgtACGATGGATTGATGAAAGGAACCGCCGGCGAGGATATGGGTGACGGGCAGGAGCTGGTTTGTATCGATACGAAGCGGAAAGGAAATGATACGAAGTTTACGCGGAGATCGTGTGTTCCCAACTGTGTTCTGAAGCACGTGCTCGGCTCGAATGCCACACTGGGTATTATGATTGTCGCGACGAAGGATATCACGAGAAACACGGAAGTCACACTTCCATTCGATGCGGATTGGCGAGAATCAGAGGTTGAGCTCGAGTGTGCTGAGCATATGAAGGAGCTCCAGGCGTGTCCATTCGAAAGTGAGAGACGTCGATTCGCGGCCGAACGACATCGAGCGATGGATCATAAGAAGCAAGAGGCTGAAGAAGCTCGTCGAGCTGATGAGGAGCGTCGGAGGCTTGAGGAGGAAGTTCGGCGGGAACGGGCCGCGAAGACGAAGCAGATGGATGAGGCGGAGAAGGCGAGGTTGGAGGCGGAGAAGGCGGCcgagaaggagaagaaggcGAAGGAGAGGAAGAAGATGGAAGCTTCGGCGGCAGCAGCACCAGAATCTACTAATTCGATAAcggtaaaaataaaaaaaaaactttttttttttttttcactctgaaatttaaaatttaaattttgctaaaaaaaaaagcacttttgtgattttttttttcccgaaaaatagagaaaaagcACTTAAAgttaagattttattttttaaaaaatccacaaaaaaccATGCGGCAgggtttttccaaattttccaacgttttttttcccaCGTTGCATAGAATTCCAGGTGTAAATTCGAGGCACCACGTTTTCAAGATTTGTGcaaaaacaagatctacgaAAAGAAGATCTACGTTTTCAGGATCTGGCATCGTGCCAACTGCGGTTttctcgatgaaaaacgaaaaaaaaaacgatgctccgattttacgcgtcgcgtgttgtttagcgttcagaaagatattttttaaattttcttctagaagataCGCTAAAAAACACGCGAcgcgtaacatcggagcatcgttgtttcgtttttcatcgagaaAACCAcagttggcacggtgccagatcctgaaaacgtagatcttgtttttgaacagatcTTGAAAACGTGGTTCCATCTGTAAATagtgaaattttccaaaaaaaattaaaattttccaggcgCGAGAAGAACGTCGCATCCAGCAAGCCGAAGAGATGTTCCGCCGCCAAGAAGAGGAAGGAAAGCGTAAAGAAGCACGACGTCGCTCGAAATCTGTGACTCCTGGTGTGTTGGAAGCCGCCGGCACCGCGGCTCGAGAAGATGCTCCAGAAGCATCGATTCCTGTACCAGCACCATCACCACCGGCTTCACGTCGATCTGTGAGCCGAACAACTCAGCCGAGCACTTCAAGCTTTGCGACGCCTACGGAGCCTCCGGCGAAAAATAAGAGAAGTGAGggatttttaatcgaaaattcatctaatttttgatttttaatcgaaaattcatctaatttttgatttttaatcgaaaattcagctaatttttgatttttaatcgaaaattcatctaattttcgaaattttttcagtgcgAAGCGTCGTTCCACCGAAATCCGAGCCAGCTTCATCGGCGAAACGTGTGCGAGCAACTACTGTGGCCACACCGAAAGCCACCACCGCCAATGATTCCAGAAAACGAACAGCCTCCGCTACTGGGAAGACTCCTGTCGCGAAACGCTCGAAGAATGTTGCTCCGACATCATTCGCGCTCGCGCTCATTGAGAAGGAGCTCCGCGAGCAGGCCCGCAACTCGACGGTTTTGGAGATGATTTTGCCGGATTATATAATGAATGAAGAACGAAGTGGGCTCCTCGCAGGGCAGTCGCCGGATTTCTCGGAAGTTCGAGCTCAGATTGAGGAGGAGAATCGGATGAAGGAGCGGTCCAGGAAGAGGGAGGCGAAGAAGAAGGCGGtggaaaaggagaagaaggagCACAGGAAGGAGCCTAAGAAGACCAACGAGCCTGGCCCAGCGCCGAAGTCTGAAAAGGCTGTGGAAAAGGCTgtagaaaaagtggaaaagaaGCCGAAATCTCCGCAAAAGCCGCCTGCAAAGCCTACTGCTCAAAACCCGCCGCTCAAAAAAACCGAAGAAGTTGATGGAATCGAGCGAGAAGCGTCTGAATCATCGTCGAAAGAGTCGTCGGTGGCGCCcgaggagaagaagaatcCGAAGAAGATCACATTTGCCGAGTACAATAGTCGTAGATCACAGAAGCGTGAAGCTGGCGAGTGCTCGACGCCACCGGCAGTGACTCGACGTGGATTTATTCCGAGTACGGAAGGCGAGGATTTGGTGAATGTTGAGGTGCggacggaattttttttggagatttggagcttggaaatgtgaaaatgtcgatttacggtgAACTACGCAAGATTCTGCACGATTATCCTCATTTTCTACtgttttttccttttaaaataaccaaaaattcatcgattttggTTGAAAACCCCCAAGATTACTAGAAAAAGGctattttaaatggaaaatgcagtaaaaatgaggaaaatcgTGCAGAATCCTGAGTAGTTCTGCGTAAATCGAcggattttcttcatttttttactgaattttccatttaaaattgattatttctaGTATTTTCTTCGTAATTATCAAGTTTCCCACCgaaaattcatcgatttttgtggaaaaaaccccaaaattactcgaaaaaggctattttaaatggaaaattcattaaaaatgaggaaaatcgTGCAGAATCCTGAGTAGTTCTGCTTAAATCGACATGagagcattaaaaaattgttttcagcatTTATGTCGAATTACGGTGAACTACGCAAGATTCTGCAGgattttcctcaatttttactacattttccattgaaaattaCTAATTTCTAGTATTTTCTCTGTAATTATCAAGtttcccaccaaaaattcattgaaaaaccccaaaattatttgaaaaaggcTATTTTAAACGGTAAATGCAgtaaaaatgaggaaaatcgTGCAGAATCCTGAGTAGTTTTGCGTAAAACGACATGAGAGCCAAAAAATGGaccaaaaagcaaaaaaatttggaatttctccaaaaaacactttagaaaaccaaaaaaaaagaagagaaccGCGCGGCAGGTTTGCAATTCGACGCCCCGCcccttctgaatttttcatagatttctTTTCCAGCTCTCGGCGATCCCACTCGACGATCATCCCTCATCATCCAACACGGCCCCCACCACGACAATTGCTCCATCCGTCGGTGGTGCTCCAAAACCCACAAGCGTCGTCGTCAAATCTCCGAGCACACGTTCTCGAACTCGTGGAGCCGCTAGCGAAAGTGCCGACGATGCTCCAGCTGAGCACAGTATGTCGCTTCAGGACCgagttttttcaatgttcGGATCGACAGTTGATGCTccagctccaccaccaccaccagcgagtggtgagttttttgaagaagcaATTTTTCCATGCGGCACAGAAAAATAGGCGTGGTCTCAATCGaaaccacgcccatttttccgtgccgcACGGAAAAATAGGCGTGATCTCTGTTTTCCCgctcaaaaatcttaaaatccCCTTAAAAaccctcaatttttttcagctgaaacaaACTCGAGACGAAGCCGTTCAACCCGTTGGAATTAGCAAGGAATCTGCGAAAACCTTGAAGAATAAAATTGTCCCATATCTCTTTCTATCTCGATTCGAGCCCCCAATGCTTTctcataattgtttttttgttgtggaTTTTCAACTCTTTTGCCactttttccccttttttctctaaaaatctcaaaagttATTCGTTCGTCAAACTGTTTTATAGGTCAGGTACcttttttttgccgttttcAAAATCCACGATATGGAGATTtcatggaatttttaaaagatctCTCTTTATCACCACTAAAAAACCTCTATTTTcacttgttctttttttcatttcttttttctttttattcccCCCTGCACCGCAATTTATTGAACTGGTAGTACAGTACCACTCCTCCCCACAACGCCCACACACCGCATACAGTAATCCTTCACTTTttcttctagaaaaaaaaactgctgcATTTCcctaaatatttgttttttgtgttctctctctctgtatctcttttttttgtctcgAAATATTATTAATTATCATATTACGATatatcccccccccccccccgtatCTCTAGCGTTACGCTTTTATGATAATCTCACCAagtgtttcttctttttttttgttggggaATAAAAACTGCTGAAttcagctgaaatttaaaaattattgaaaaaaaaattaaattttcaaacgtgACCCCCCCGCTAGCACTAGGAAAATAGCCTCAACGCGTGGCAAAAACAtggcaaaacaaaaaaaaccaaaaaatcgattttacgagaaattgcgaaaaattgaattatttctgACTTTTCTCAATTGCCTACTGCACACACACACGCAGTCATACACACAGTATTGAACAATGAATGTCGATAATTTCGGATGGG includes:
- the set-9 gene encoding Histone-lysine N-methyltransferase set-9 (Confirmed by transcript evidence), which translates into the protein MADGEHTLPADEELFEQPPPQQQQPEIAEPIVMAQEPIQGVSEDPQASEATHEAPDNYPVDHQMENQEFYHEPQIPEPQQIPQIPVFQPAAYNPPNYVAPQQRANNFGEPAAADARPLTEQEQLAAERPTEDTVWIDSDDDTDVEEAILRANFWLPYSDHNYDPPDPADRIILPTEGPFPCIAGLDEDCNIVKQWMPEDAVGPGSPGTQYRRNQQAGGGLPSTSVASQQQQLPVRHNIQNRPMVAAQPFSIGGNQVEYGGMDSRMQQRGVVRDGPQYRVMNDFGNGLPMRGLLPPRNSPAANAINRAREQQQQMYHQAGARGSLQQRAAPAPADPTPGSYQHIVNAVPGGGANPMRRVPPQARPGMIGGAANNNRARPTHVTRPMDTQEFEHPVAPAAAPPHRVVDVAPHRMTPEQRQELQQMNRQRAAPQFPAAAAQRSAEVIVIQQRPGASSRAPRPSMAQEDLLRSPTRRLSERVPQEHQTPVLEPRRFQVKVTDTYSTPIPKASDQLPAQLTEEDPPEESAAAAAPEDVPDAAPEDPPKVILKPTPPHRMTQEEKNAHFARLTTDKEKPTSSTSILPQDAAPPHVPPPPPPLVLRPHHQDETLAMVQSVFESKPRQPDTPKDKETISKIADLLRFSADEFTGQSGSSAAARQRTVSGSAARAQTYQMHHQQQQHHHQMPMDQRKRPSSGRYDALMGAMPLQQQPPPPPSQFQHTDSIAHRPRGRPKGTRHPSVAVQPQRSGGARTLPPRAQTVAMSARNGANAKNSDSESEGIDEAAEESWTMRCHCGMDHGDGDTIECEGCKTWQHMACMGLTLKSNTSKYKCEMCLPRRLPVSKAEAAREQERILNRLRAAARKQKRKSEPVEQKQKSSQPSTSRKSAPMALQQPAEPRVAQLNDYSKQASALLFGMEQTAGADTLLAESRLHKKARRMFVEEAVEALVTTDLVQIRQVILEVNGHVSMSSEVKRQPGGGNCIFMYDGLMKGTAGEDMGDGQELVCIDTKRKGNDTKFTRRSCVPNCVLKHVLGSNATLGIMIVATKDITRNTEVTLPFDADWRESEVELECAEHMKELQACPFESERRRFAAERHRAMDHKKQEAEEARRADEERRRLEEEVRRERAAKTKQMDEAEKARLEAEKAAEKEKKAKERKKMEASAAAAPESTNSITAREERRIQQAEEMFRRQEEEGKRKEARRRSKSVTPGVLEAAGTAAREDAPEASIPVPAPSPPASRRSVSRTTQPSTSSFATPTEPPAKNKRMRSVVPPKSEPASSAKRVRATTVATPKATTANDSRKRTASATGKTPVAKRSKNVAPTSFALALIEKELREQARNSTVLEMILPDYIMNEERSGLLAGQSPDFSEVRAQIEEENRMKERSRKREAKKKAVEKEKKEHRKEPKKTNEPGPAPKSEKAVEKAVEKVEKKPKSPQKPPAKPTAQNPPLKKTEEVDGIEREASESSSKESSVAPEEKKNPKKITFAEYNSRRSQKREAGECSTPPAVTRRGFIPSTEGEDLVNVELSAIPLDDHPSSSNTAPTTTIAPSVGGAPKPTSVVVKSPSTRSRTRGAASESADDAPAEHSMSLQDRVFSMFGSTVDAPAPPPPPASAETNSRRSRSTRWN